In one Pseudomonas sp. SG20056 genomic region, the following are encoded:
- a CDS encoding transglutaminase-like cysteine peptidase produces the protein MPQRANRPAHCLLRSLLASCWLFSPVLVADAPTIQHSALATALSDTRLASWLTLLDNSASDNERTQLERVNHFINRSVSFVSDQQAWGADDYWATPAQTLSLGQGDCEDFAIAKYFSLVRMGVPSEKLRLTFVKALEQNQAHMVLAYYPSASAQPLILDNLDPRIRPASERGDLLPVYSFNNHGVFLAKSPQRVSQPPQFLARWNELSERAMADGSAAPAPQS, from the coding sequence ATGCCACAACGCGCCAATCGCCCAGCTCACTGCTTACTGCGCAGCCTGCTTGCCAGTTGCTGGTTATTCAGCCCGGTGCTGGTGGCTGATGCGCCGACTATCCAGCACAGCGCTCTGGCTACGGCGCTCAGCGATACGCGCCTGGCCAGCTGGCTCACCCTGCTCGACAACTCAGCCAGCGATAACGAACGCACCCAGCTGGAGCGGGTCAACCACTTCATCAACCGTTCAGTGAGTTTTGTCAGTGACCAGCAAGCCTGGGGAGCCGACGATTATTGGGCCACACCGGCACAAACACTCAGCCTGGGCCAAGGTGACTGTGAAGATTTCGCCATCGCCAAATACTTCAGCCTGGTGCGCATGGGCGTGCCAAGCGAGAAGCTGCGCCTGACTTTCGTCAAGGCGCTGGAGCAGAACCAGGCGCATATGGTGCTGGCCTATTACCCCAGCGCCAGCGCGCAACCGCTGATTCTCGACAACCTCGACCCGCGCATCCGCCCGGCCAGTGAGCGTGGCGATCTGCTGCCGGTGTACTCCTTCAATAACCACGGGGTGTTTCTGGCCAAATCGCCACAGCGTGTCAGCCAGCCACCGCAATTTCTCGCCCGCTGGAATGAGCTGAGTGAGCGAGCCATGGCCGATGGCTCAGCCGCGCCCGCACCGCAGAGCTAG
- the recJ gene encoding single-stranded-DNA-specific exonuclease RecJ, translated as MRIESRPLPETLPDLGALPPLLTRLYAARGVQSAAELDKGLARLIPYQQLKGMDAAVDLLVLGLQQGQRMLIVGDFDADGATASTVGVLGLHMLGAAHVDYLVPNRFEYGYGLTPEIVAVALEREPQLLITVDNGISSVEGVAAAKAAGLTVLVTDHHLPGAELPAADAIVNPNQPGCGFPSKALAGVGVMFYVLLALRARLREMGWFTAQRPEPNLGELLDLVALGSVADVVPLDANNRILVHQGLARIRAGRARPGLRAILEVAGRDHRRITSTDLGFILGPRLNAAGRLDDMALGIECLLCEDEALARDMAVQLDQLNQDRKAIEQGMQREALTQLKDLPLEDMPFGLCLFEPDWHQGVIGILASRMKERYHRPTIAFADAGDGVLKGSARSVPGFHIRDALDAVAAKHPELISKFGGHAMAAGLSLPQANFAAFAAAFDAEVRRQLCEDDLTGRLLSDGALSIEEFHLPLAKELRNAGPWGQHFPEPLFHGVFQLVQQRVVGERHLKVVLKSECGSVQLDGIAFGVDRDIWPNPTVRWVELAYKLDVNEYRGQESVQLLIAHISPR; from the coding sequence ATGCGTATCGAATCCCGCCCGCTGCCCGAAACCCTGCCTGATCTGGGCGCTCTGCCGCCACTGCTGACCCGCCTCTATGCCGCCCGTGGTGTGCAATCTGCTGCCGAGCTGGATAAAGGCCTGGCGCGCTTGATTCCCTATCAGCAGCTCAAAGGCATGGACGCGGCAGTCGATTTGCTGGTGCTGGGGCTGCAGCAAGGCCAGCGCATGCTGATCGTCGGCGACTTCGATGCCGATGGTGCCACCGCCAGCACGGTTGGCGTATTGGGTCTGCACATGCTCGGCGCGGCCCATGTTGATTACCTGGTGCCCAATCGCTTCGAGTACGGTTATGGCCTGACGCCGGAGATCGTTGCGGTGGCGCTGGAGCGCGAGCCTCAGCTGTTGATCACCGTGGATAACGGCATCTCCAGTGTTGAAGGTGTGGCGGCAGCCAAGGCGGCGGGCTTGACCGTGCTGGTTACCGATCACCATTTGCCTGGTGCTGAGTTACCGGCGGCGGATGCCATCGTCAATCCCAATCAGCCGGGCTGTGGGTTCCCCAGCAAGGCGTTGGCCGGCGTCGGGGTGATGTTCTATGTGTTGCTGGCCCTGCGTGCGCGGCTACGGGAGATGGGCTGGTTTACTGCGCAGCGCCCGGAGCCGAATCTCGGCGAGCTGCTGGATCTGGTCGCTCTGGGTAGCGTGGCTGACGTGGTGCCGCTTGATGCCAATAACCGCATCCTGGTGCATCAGGGCCTGGCGCGGATTCGTGCCGGGCGGGCGCGGCCGGGCCTGCGTGCGATTCTCGAAGTGGCCGGGCGTGATCATCGGCGCATTACCTCCACCGACCTGGGTTTTATCCTCGGCCCTCGCCTGAATGCCGCGGGTCGGCTGGACGACATGGCACTGGGCATCGAGTGCTTGCTCTGCGAAGACGAAGCCCTGGCCCGTGATATGGCCGTGCAGCTGGATCAGCTCAATCAGGATCGCAAGGCCATTGAGCAGGGTATGCAACGCGAGGCCTTGACCCAGCTCAAGGACCTGCCGTTGGAGGACATGCCCTTTGGTCTGTGCCTGTTCGAGCCGGACTGGCATCAGGGGGTGATTGGTATTCTCGCTTCACGGATGAAAGAGCGTTATCACCGTCCGACCATCGCCTTTGCCGATGCCGGCGATGGTGTGCTGAAAGGTTCGGCACGTTCGGTGCCGGGTTTTCATATCCGCGATGCGCTGGATGCGGTGGCCGCCAAGCACCCTGAGCTGATCAGCAAGTTTGGCGGGCATGCCATGGCGGCTGGGCTGTCACTTCCGCAGGCGAATTTTGCCGCCTTTGCCGCAGCCTTCGATGCCGAAGTGCGCCGTCAGCTGTGTGAAGACGATCTGACCGGTCGTTTGTTGTCCGATGGCGCCCTGTCCATCGAAGAGTTCCATCTGCCGTTGGCCAAGGAGCTGCGCAATGCCGGGCCCTGGGGTCAGCATTTTCCCGAGCCGCTGTTTCATGGCGTATTTCAGTTGGTGCAGCAGCGCGTGGTTGGCGAGCGGCATCTTAAAGTGGTGCTGAAAAGTGAATGCGGCAGCGTGCAACTCGATGGCATCGCTTTTGGTGTGGATCGCGATATTTGGCCGAACCCGACGGTGCGCTGGGTCGAGCTGGCCTACAAGCTGGACGTCAATGAATACCGTGGGCAGGAAAGTGTGCAGCTGCTGATTGCCCATATCAGCCCGCGCTGA
- a CDS encoding YaeQ family protein: MALPSTTYKIELNLTDMDRSVYENLRFTVAKHPSETEERLAARLVAYALFYHEHLAFGRGLSDVDEPALWEKSLDDRVLHWIEVGQPDSERITWCSRRTEKFSLVAYGNLRVWQTKALDPVRSLKNINVVALDQEALAKLALDMPRSLNWSVMISDGELFVTDERGQHELPIEWLAGER; this comes from the coding sequence ATGGCCCTGCCGTCTACCACTTACAAAATCGAGCTGAACCTCACCGACATGGACCGCAGTGTCTATGAAAACCTGCGTTTCACTGTGGCCAAGCACCCTTCGGAAACCGAAGAACGCCTGGCGGCGCGGCTGGTGGCCTATGCCTTGTTCTATCACGAGCACCTGGCGTTCGGTCGCGGCCTGTCGGATGTCGATGAGCCGGCGTTGTGGGAAAAGAGCCTGGATGACCGCGTGCTGCACTGGATCGAAGTCGGCCAGCCGGACAGCGAGCGCATCACCTGGTGTTCGCGGCGTACCGAAAAATTCAGCCTGGTGGCCTACGGCAACCTGCGCGTGTGGCAGACCAAGGCGCTCGATCCGGTGCGCAGTCTGAAAAACATCAACGTCGTCGCCCTCGACCAAGAAGCCCTGGCCAAGCTGGCGCTGGACATGCCGCGTTCGCTGAACTGGAGCGTGATGATCAGCGACGGCGAGCTGTTCGTCACCGATGAGCGTGGCCAGCATGAGCTGCCTATCGAGTGGTTGGCTGGCGAACGCTAA
- a CDS encoding phospholipase D-like domain-containing protein: MDFNRLDQQLRDSLADLRLSNEERDELRQLGSDLGQDQVRYLRNRAFALVRELVQADLNNSEPALKWLEQVVKTLDASSSPPRPALASAHFSPGDDCLRKIRELCRQARKSVDICVYTISDDRLSEEIIACHRRGIAVRVISDNEKQFDEGSDIQHLIAQGVPLRIDDSPYHMHHKFALFDANLLLNGSFNWTRSASTSNEENLLVTDHALLVASYRGEFDKLWARFAR, from the coding sequence ATGGATTTCAATCGTCTCGATCAGCAGCTGCGTGACAGCCTGGCCGATCTGCGTTTGAGCAATGAGGAACGTGATGAGCTGCGCCAGCTGGGCAGTGACCTGGGCCAGGATCAGGTGCGCTACCTGCGTAACCGTGCCTTTGCTCTGGTGCGTGAACTGGTGCAGGCCGATTTGAACAATAGCGAGCCCGCGCTGAAATGGCTGGAGCAGGTGGTCAAGACCCTCGACGCCAGCAGCAGTCCACCGCGTCCGGCGTTGGCCAGCGCGCATTTCAGTCCCGGCGATGACTGCCTGCGCAAGATTCGCGAGCTTTGCCGGCAGGCGCGCAAGAGCGTGGATATCTGTGTCTACACCATCTCCGACGACCGCCTCAGCGAAGAAATTATCGCCTGCCACCGTCGCGGCATTGCCGTGCGGGTGATCAGCGACAATGAAAAGCAGTTCGACGAAGGCAGTGATATCCAGCATCTGATCGCCCAGGGCGTGCCGCTGCGCATCGACGACAGCCCGTATCACATGCACCACAAGTTTGCGTTGTTCGACGCTAATCTGTTGCTCAATGGCAGCTTTAACTGGACTCGCAGCGCCAGCACCAGCAACGAGGAAAACTTGCTGGTGACCGATCACGCGTTGCTGGTGGCCAGTTACCGCGGCGAGTTCGACAAGCTCTGGGCGCGCTTCGCCCGCTGA
- a CDS encoding rhomboid family intramembrane serine protease, with protein MKAGLLPRVQLLLGIAAVMLVLQLGNSLSGYSLNIWGVIPRRLESLPGVLFAPWLHGGWGHLLSNLSGLLVLGLLALLESRRDFIQASLFIILGSGTLVWLFGREGIHVGASGWLFGLWALLLARAWFRRSWLDLLLAVLVFFLHGGWVFGLLPQQGVSFEYHLAGALCGGLYAAWRYTPRARQGG; from the coding sequence ATGAAGGCCGGGCTGTTGCCACGCGTGCAGTTGTTGCTGGGCATTGCCGCAGTGATGCTGGTGCTGCAGCTGGGTAACAGTCTGAGTGGTTACAGCCTGAATATCTGGGGCGTGATACCGCGGCGGCTTGAGTCATTGCCGGGCGTGCTGTTTGCGCCCTGGCTGCACGGCGGCTGGGGTCATCTGTTGAGCAACCTCAGCGGCCTGTTGGTGCTGGGCTTGCTGGCCCTGCTGGAATCGCGGCGCGACTTTATCCAGGCCAGTCTGTTTATCATCCTCGGCAGCGGGACATTGGTCTGGCTATTCGGCCGCGAGGGCATCCATGTCGGCGCCAGCGGCTGGTTGTTCGGGCTGTGGGCGTTGCTGCTGGCGCGGGCCTGGTTCCGCCGCAGCTGGCTTGACCTGCTGCTGGCGGTGCTGGTGTTCTTTCTGCATGGCGGTTGGGTCTTTGGTCTGCTGCCGCAGCAGGGTGTTTCATTTGAATATCATCTGGCCGGCGCGCTCTGCGGTGGGCTCTATGCCGCCTGGCGCTACACGCCGCGCGCCCGACAAGGAGGTTAA
- a CDS encoding DNA repair ATPase, protein MSDAPAVAQPQDVLDKAVAEGGAYEVLHKRLQEQGLRLRQTTEALNAQRLQEFGSSQMEVVGRVRIRTENNCTARDIVQVGENLLFGYNVFLGLKKETRVEDVFSLYRLSEQDEGYEAESVALADSFLGQSSFVNDFNELYTYYKNTRLLQLLVRDGKLLASFQIGERISDIRVFRWSIADGGKEIRYIDNRGERDIALPAPFDFEWQKTSREMVVNGRHPHMNILDTIFVETIGGDLTVKVENNTEDGLGIYREAVLDKTQSLDDAQIEYARLGSLILLKVLPYREEEWRYLVFNSLTRKVERIDAIGLACVQLPEDHGIIFPGGYYLQNGESKAFEQPMAGMRFKRAVRSPNGEDVQYIFYHPEEGRSALFTYNMINRQLHNPIFGHGYARLEDGRMVIFAAEGTEPTRIHPMQIWQTPFCSDDFAARQPVRGGFFGRIGNAELVRGVSDLLGLSREIETPEVSVQRYTQLCQNTRRLFDVYHWLGDAQCQGMAPLLREIAATGELVLDEFEKVESIRQQSARAMAEAETRQQALLSGLLIDSWDEVQHFVDALNGINAQRGQLLTIRDYRYIDVARIDAMETELLTAQEQVAAATSGFLASKAALEPYVLQLAQLDAQAQKAESVSQLNEPLVALQAMAGNLDMLSSLMASLPIDDATQRTAIVESISEVYARLNQTKARAEQRRKGLGSAETVAQFGAQFKLFSQGITNALAMAQDPERCDEQLSRLLVQLEELESQFGDQEQFLGDILAKREELLETFEAHKQALLDERQRKAQGLLDAARRILESLGRRTARLTQADELNAFFASDPLILKLRELAERLRELKDSVKAEDVEARLKAARDQAVRSLRDKSELFEEGGNVIKLGPRHRFSVNTQELDLTLMPRGDQLYLHLTGTEFLEPLQNIELETLRDYWQVSLESESATLYRAEYLAGEVLAAADAGRDGLSLDLLKQQLAQPDALIKSIREFAAPRYKEGYEKGIHDHDAALILTQLLPLRDSAGLLSYGALPRGFASFFWGQAQLHDDAKQWPQRARSARHIQQLFGQRDSLLQLQAEIAEALLGYSAQQGINLTPATLAEAAEYLVQELAAERIEFVFSKYARELLAGLQARLQAAHMWDVYQQTLAQLQDRPAAQWALVENWLRGLCAAEEFATLSAYVPEAVALSLIAEGVPKRITEVDLRFTAKELMGEHPRISERQLVLAVDDFFARLRVHREQFLPGLQRYQALRQEVVAREREALRLNEFKPKPLSSFVRNKLINDVYLGVIGDNLAKQMGTAGENRRSDLSGLLMLISPPGYGKTTLMEYVAHRLGLIFMKINGPALGHEVRSLDPAQAPDATSRQELEKLNLALEMGNNVMLYLDDIQHTHPEFLQKFISLCDGTRRIEGVWKGRTRTYDMRGRKFCVIMSGNPYTESGDVFKIPDMLANRADIYNLGDTLGGMQEAFALSYIENGLTSNPVLAPLATRDMADVYRFVAKAEGKPFSSNELSHSYSAAEVNEIVTTLQRLMQVRDVVGRVNQQYIASAAQADQYRTEPPFKLQGSYRNMNKMAEKISAVMNDTEVLQLIADHYQGESQLLTTGAEENLLKLAELRGNMTDVQAERWAQIKRDFMRNKAMGGSDTDVGARVVAQLNDLVEGVRGLAKLAPGEQAAAPAIPWAELLAGLDNLGKLRPQVEVITPPQPAVQKVLESLADSLQNSFLPLIHAMDKKIDIDLRTHNRMLEISTQLRDLGEQLGHEQRLGGGSASETP, encoded by the coding sequence ATGTCGGATGCTCCAGCCGTAGCCCAACCACAGGATGTATTGGACAAGGCCGTCGCCGAAGGCGGTGCCTACGAGGTGCTGCACAAGCGCCTGCAGGAGCAAGGCCTGCGCCTGCGCCAGACCACCGAGGCGCTGAACGCTCAGCGCTTGCAGGAGTTCGGCAGCAGCCAGATGGAGGTGGTCGGGCGGGTACGTATCCGCACTGAGAACAACTGCACGGCGCGCGATATCGTTCAGGTCGGCGAGAATCTGCTGTTCGGCTACAACGTGTTCCTCGGTTTGAAAAAGGAAACCCGCGTCGAAGACGTGTTCTCCCTGTATCGCCTGAGCGAGCAGGACGAAGGCTATGAGGCCGAGAGCGTGGCTCTGGCCGACAGCTTTCTCGGCCAGAGCAGCTTCGTTAACGACTTCAACGAGCTCTACACCTATTACAAGAACACCCGCCTGCTGCAGCTGCTGGTGCGCGACGGCAAGTTGCTGGCCAGCTTTCAGATCGGCGAGCGGATCAGCGATATCCGGGTGTTCCGCTGGTCGATCGCCGACGGCGGCAAAGAGATTCGCTATATCGACAACCGCGGCGAGCGCGATATAGCGCTGCCGGCTCCGTTCGATTTCGAGTGGCAGAAAACCTCCCGCGAGATGGTGGTCAACGGCCGCCATCCGCATATGAATATCCTCGACACCATTTTTGTTGAGACCATCGGCGGCGACCTTACGGTCAAGGTCGAGAACAATACAGAGGACGGCCTGGGCATCTACCGCGAGGCAGTGCTGGACAAGACCCAGTCGCTGGACGACGCGCAGATCGAGTACGCCAGGCTCGGCAGCTTGATCCTGTTGAAAGTCCTGCCGTATCGCGAAGAAGAGTGGCGCTACTTGGTGTTCAACAGCCTGACGCGCAAGGTCGAGCGCATCGACGCCATCGGCCTGGCCTGCGTGCAGCTGCCGGAAGACCACGGCATCATCTTTCCCGGCGGCTACTACCTGCAGAACGGCGAGTCCAAGGCCTTCGAACAACCCATGGCCGGCATGCGCTTCAAGCGCGCGGTGCGTTCGCCCAATGGCGAGGACGTGCAGTACATCTTCTACCACCCGGAAGAAGGCCGTTCGGCGCTGTTCACCTACAACATGATCAATCGCCAGCTGCATAACCCGATCTTCGGCCACGGCTACGCGCGCCTGGAAGACGGGCGTATGGTGATCTTCGCCGCCGAAGGCACGGAGCCGACGCGTATCCACCCGATGCAGATCTGGCAGACGCCGTTCTGCAGCGACGACTTCGCCGCCCGCCAGCCAGTGCGCGGCGGCTTCTTCGGGCGTATCGGCAATGCCGAACTGGTACGCGGCGTCTCCGACCTGCTGGGCCTGAGTCGCGAGATCGAAACCCCGGAAGTCTCGGTGCAGCGCTACACCCAGCTGTGCCAAAACACCCGCCGCCTGTTCGACGTCTACCACTGGCTGGGCGATGCCCAGTGCCAGGGCATGGCGCCGCTGCTGCGTGAAATCGCCGCCACCGGCGAGTTGGTGCTCGACGAGTTCGAGAAGGTCGAAAGCATCCGCCAGCAATCGGCGCGCGCCATGGCCGAAGCGGAAACCCGCCAACAGGCGTTGTTGTCTGGCCTGCTGATCGATAGCTGGGATGAGGTGCAGCACTTCGTCGACGCGCTCAATGGCATCAATGCTCAGCGCGGCCAACTGCTGACCATCCGCGATTACCGCTATATCGACGTGGCGCGCATCGATGCGATGGAAACCGAACTGCTGACGGCTCAGGAGCAGGTCGCGGCCGCCACCTCGGGGTTTCTCGCCAGCAAGGCCGCGCTGGAACCCTATGTGCTGCAGCTGGCCCAACTCGACGCCCAGGCGCAGAAGGCCGAGAGCGTCAGCCAACTGAATGAGCCGCTGGTAGCATTGCAGGCCATGGCCGGCAATCTGGATATGTTGTCCAGCCTGATGGCCTCGCTGCCGATCGACGATGCTACCCAGCGCACCGCGATAGTCGAGTCGATTTCCGAAGTCTATGCCCGTCTCAACCAGACCAAGGCCCGCGCCGAGCAGCGGCGCAAGGGCCTGGGCTCGGCAGAAACCGTGGCGCAGTTCGGCGCCCAGTTCAAACTGTTCAGTCAGGGCATCACCAACGCCTTGGCCATGGCCCAGGACCCTGAGCGCTGCGACGAACAGCTGTCACGTCTGCTGGTGCAGCTGGAGGAGCTGGAAAGCCAGTTCGGCGATCAGGAACAATTCCTCGGCGACATTCTGGCCAAGCGCGAAGAGCTGCTGGAAACCTTCGAGGCGCACAAACAGGCGTTGCTTGATGAACGTCAGCGCAAGGCCCAGGGCCTGCTCGACGCCGCGCGGCGGATTCTGGAAAGCCTTGGCCGGCGCACCGCACGCCTGACTCAAGCCGATGAGCTGAACGCCTTCTTCGCTTCCGACCCGTTGATTCTCAAGCTGCGCGAACTGGCCGAGCGCTTGCGCGAGCTGAAGGACAGCGTCAAGGCCGAGGATGTCGAGGCGCGCCTCAAGGCCGCCCGCGACCAAGCTGTACGCAGCTTGCGCGACAAGAGCGAGTTGTTCGAGGAGGGCGGCAACGTCATCAAGCTCGGCCCGCGCCACCGCTTCAGCGTCAACACCCAGGAGCTGGACCTGACCCTGATGCCGCGCGGCGATCAGCTCTATCTGCACCTAACCGGCACTGAGTTTCTTGAGCCGCTGCAAAACATCGAGCTGGAAACGCTGCGTGATTATTGGCAGGTGTCGCTGGAGTCCGAGTCCGCCACGCTGTACCGCGCCGAATACCTGGCCGGCGAAGTGCTGGCAGCCGCCGACGCCGGGCGCGATGGTCTTAGTCTGGATCTGCTCAAGCAACAGCTGGCGCAGCCGGACGCGCTGATCAAGAGCATTCGCGAATTCGCCGCGCCGCGTTACAAGGAAGGCTACGAGAAGGGCATCCACGACCACGATGCAGCGTTGATTCTCACCCAGCTGTTGCCGCTGCGCGACAGCGCCGGCCTGCTCAGTTACGGCGCCTTGCCCCGTGGCTTCGCCAGCTTTTTCTGGGGTCAGGCACAGCTTCACGACGATGCCAAACAATGGCCACAGCGCGCGCGCAGTGCCCGGCATATCCAGCAGTTGTTCGGTCAACGCGACAGCCTGTTGCAACTGCAGGCGGAAATTGCCGAGGCCCTGCTCGGCTACAGCGCCCAGCAGGGCATAAACCTGACTCCGGCGACGCTGGCAGAGGCGGCGGAATACCTGGTACAGGAACTGGCCGCCGAACGTATCGAGTTCGTTTTCAGCAAATACGCCCGCGAGCTGCTGGCCGGTTTGCAGGCGCGCTTGCAGGCGGCGCATATGTGGGATGTGTATCAGCAGACCCTGGCGCAGCTGCAGGATCGCCCGGCGGCGCAATGGGCGCTGGTGGAGAACTGGCTACGCGGCCTGTGCGCGGCAGAGGAATTCGCCACGCTCAGCGCCTATGTGCCCGAGGCCGTGGCCTTGAGCCTGATCGCCGAGGGCGTGCCCAAGCGTATCACCGAGGTGGACCTGCGCTTTACCGCCAAGGAGCTGATGGGTGAACACCCGCGTATCAGCGAACGGCAACTGGTGCTGGCGGTGGACGATTTCTTCGCCCGCCTGCGCGTACACCGCGAGCAGTTCCTGCCTGGCTTGCAGCGCTACCAGGCACTGCGCCAGGAAGTGGTGGCGCGCGAGCGCGAGGCGCTGCGCCTCAATGAATTCAAGCCCAAGCCGCTCAGTTCCTTTGTCCGTAACAAGCTGATCAACGATGTCTACCTGGGCGTGATCGGCGATAACCTGGCCAAACAGATGGGCACCGCCGGGGAGAACCGCCGTTCGGACCTGTCCGGTTTGCTGATGCTGATTTCGCCGCCCGGTTACGGCAAAACCACGCTGATGGAGTATGTCGCTCACCGCCTCGGCCTGATCTTTATGAAGATCAACGGCCCGGCGCTGGGGCACGAAGTGCGCTCGCTGGACCCGGCCCAGGCGCCGGACGCCACCTCACGTCAGGAGCTGGAAAAGCTCAACCTGGCGCTGGAGATGGGCAACAACGTGATGCTCTATCTCGACGATATCCAGCACACTCATCCGGAGTTTCTGCAGAAGTTTATCTCGCTGTGTGACGGTACACGGCGTATTGAAGGCGTGTGGAAGGGCCGTACGCGTACCTACGATATGCGTGGGCGCAAGTTCTGCGTGATCATGTCCGGTAACCCCTATACCGAGTCCGGCGACGTGTTCAAGATCCCGGATATGCTGGCCAACCGCGCCGACATCTATAACCTCGGCGACACCCTGGGCGGCATGCAGGAAGCCTTCGCACTGTCCTATATCGAGAACGGCCTGACCTCCAACCCTGTGCTGGCGCCGCTGGCCACCCGCGATATGGCCGATGTCTATCGCTTCGTCGCCAAGGCCGAGGGCAAGCCGTTTTCCAGCAATGAGTTGAGCCACAGCTACAGCGCCGCCGAGGTCAATGAAATCGTCACCACCTTGCAGCGCCTGATGCAGGTGCGTGATGTGGTCGGTCGGGTCAACCAGCAGTACATCGCCAGTGCCGCCCAGGCCGATCAGTACCGCACCGAGCCGCCGTTCAAGTTGCAGGGCAGCTACCGCAATATGAACAAGATGGCAGAGAAAATCAGCGCGGTGATGAACGACACTGAGGTGCTACAGCTGATCGCCGATCACTACCAGGGCGAATCCCAGCTGCTCACCACCGGAGCTGAGGAGAACCTGCTCAAGCTTGCCGAACTGCGCGGCAATATGACCGACGTACAAGCTGAGCGCTGGGCGCAGATCAAGCGCGACTTTATGCGCAACAAGGCCATGGGCGGCAGCGACACCGATGTCGGTGCTCGTGTGGTAGCGCAGCTCAATGATCTGGTTGAGGGCGTGCGCGGCCTGGCCAAGTTGGCGCCGGGCGAGCAGGCCGCCGCACCGGCGATTCCCTGGGCCGAGCTGCTCGCTGGCTTGGATAATCTGGGCAAGCTGCGTCCGCAGGTGGAGGTGATTACTCCGCCACAGCCAGCCGTGCAGAAGGTGCTGGAAAGCCTGGCCGACAGCCTGCAGAACAGCTTTCTGCCGTTGATCCACGCCATGGACAAGAAGATCGATATCGACCTGCGCACTCACAACCGCATGCTGGAAATCTCCACCCAACTGCGTGATCTGGGCGAGCAACTGGGCCATGAACAGCGCCTGGGCGGCGGCAGCGCAAGCGAAACGCCATGA